The nucleotide window TATGATCATGGCATAAAATCCAAAGTCCAATACCGCGGGCCCAAATATGGTGGAAGTTATGCTGGTGGTGGGTGTGCTCCCTGATACGGGGTAGTTAAGGACAACCTGTCCCACTGTAACCCGGGGATGTCCTGTGGAGAGAGCCTGATGGAATAGGTCACCCCCAGTGGCTCCAGCCATGTGCACGATCTTGTCAAAGACCATCATGGTAAAGCCCGCACGGTAAGCGACAAGTTGTAACGGGTTTAAACTCCATTGTTGCCATTGAATGGACATGACTGCAATGTAACCTGCTGCTACCCCCACTAAACCAATTAAAAAGATTGAAATCAATATTTGACTAGTTTTCATTTTACGAGAATAATATAAAGTTACAAAGGCACTTATGAGTATGGCCATGGTGGTGGTTCGGTAACCATTAACGGCGAAGACTCCCAGGCCTATGATGAAAAGGAGATAATACCATTTACGTGGATATTTTGCCAGGAGAATTGTGATTGCTGGGAGAAATATAGGGTATGAAATGCGCCATAAGTCCGTGGTGGCCTTGAACTTCAAGTACCCGCTTAAGATAGGTATACCTCCTAAAAGGTAGAGGTTCAGGATTTGGAGGAATATGCCAATTAGTACTGCCGCCAGTACCACCCGCTCATCCAATAGGATCCGGAGTTTATTGTACCAGGGTGCGGAATTCTCTTCAGTGACACTGGAGCCTCCCAGAATGGATTTAAGTTTTTCACTATGATTATAAACGAATTTAGGGACGAAAACACCTGCAATGAAAAATAGAGTTCCCATTAAAACATAGGCCCATGTGGTGTTTGAAATCCACTGGAGGTTTCTTAGGTGTTCCTGGTATGCTATTGCTGCCAGTGATACATACAAAGCAATGATTACCACTAGGATGTAGGGTGAAAATAGATCCACGCTTTTAAATTTCATAAATTATTCTCCTAAAATGTTACCGTTAGTTATACTATGAAATAAAGTTTACATATCAAAATAAACTTTAATGAAAATATCAGAATTTTTTTCCTTGTTTTGGAATTATTTCAATCCTTATTATTTCAATCCTTGAGAATTATTTTAAGTATTATTTGTCTAATTCCTTTATTCCTTTTGTTTATAAAGCTTTTTAGTCATGAGATGAATTCCATCAAGATTTTGTCGGATCATGATTTTGCCCCCAATTTAACCCGAATTAGTTCTACAGTAGAATGAATGACATTATGTGTTTGGTCATTAAAAGGCAACAAAGTGTACCTGAAAGCAAACATTTATTCTACAGTAGAAAAATAAGTTTTACTTTTCATGGAAAGGATAACAATCTACCCTAAAAATCCAATTACACTTCTACAGTAGAAAATATAAACTTCGGTTAAAATAATGTTTATTATAAATTTAGGAGCTTAATTAATCTTAAAAAAATTTAATAAAATAAATAATTTAATAAAATAATTTAAAATAATATAAAATAATTTAAAATATTCGAAGTACTTCAAAAACTAAAATTATTAATTCTAATAATCTCCTGACGCAGTCATAACCAGTCTACTGGCAAAGGTAGGGCATGCTGCCACATGGGTATGAACATAACTGGCCAGGGTGTTCTTACTCATCAGTCCATCCATGGAATCAACCACACCTCTACCCCTCAGGATGTTGAATGCAAATTTCGGTTTCTGGCCCTCCAGTTCCAGTTTGGAGTAGTGGAACTCATGACCATGGAAAGTCTCTCCTTCAGGGATGATTATGTTATCCTGTTTGGCCCGGGCAATGACGTAACTCAATGCCTGGGGTTTTTTAGTCATGTGGGAGTGGTATCCAAACACATCACACATCTGGTGATGGTTTATGGAACGGGTGAGATACATTAACCCCCCACATTCAGCATAGATGGGTCGCCCTTCCTGGTGGAATTTTTCCACAGATCTGCGCATGGACTGGTTGGCCTCCAGTTCCCGGGCAAAAATTTCAGGATAACCCCCACCAATGTAGATTCCATCCACATCTGGCACCTCTTCATCGTGTAATGGGCTGAAGTAAACCAAATCTGCATTGTTAGCCTCCAGTGCCTCCAAGTTATCCTGGTAGTAAAAGGTGAACACTTCATCCCGGGCAATACCCATTTTAACTTTCCGGGTGTTTTCCTGCTTGAATATTGGTTCTCGACCTTCAGGCAGCTTTCCAGCACCTTTCATTATGTTAATAAGCGCATCCAGGTCAATGTTCTCTTCCATAACCAGGCCCCAATCTTCAATATTCCGTTTAATGTTCTCTCTTTCCACAGCCGGTACCAGGCCTAAATGGCGTTGCTCCACACTGATGGCATCATCCCGAGGTATGCCTCCAATTACAGGAGTGTCAGCCAGTTTTTCCACCGCTTCCTTGGTTTTGAGGTAGTGTTTCCGGTTTTTAACCAGATTCAGAATGACCCCCTCAATCCGGATGGTGGGATCCAGAGTTTTAAAACCAATAACAATGGCCGCAGCACTTTTAACCAGGCTACGGGAGTTTAAAATAAGAACAACCGGGGAGTTTAGTGCTTTAGCAATTGAAGCCGTGTTTCCAACATCTCCAGTTGGACTTATTCCTTCATAAAGCCCTCTGACACCTTCTATAACTCCTATTTTTGAGTTTGAAATCTTCAATCCCCTTTCAAATGCTTCGCGGATCTGACCATCACTCATGAAAAATGAATCCAGGTTTCGGCTAACATTTCCAGTGGCCATGGTATGATAAGTGGTATCAATATAATCCGGGCCTGCTTTATAGGGTTGAACTTCCTGTTCACGGGAGAGGGCTTTCATTATCCCAGTGGAAATAGTAGTCTTCCCCACTGCGCTACCTGTGCCTGCCAGTACTAATCTCATGTGATCTAATAAGAACCGTCTTTATTATAAAAGTGGTGACATAGTTGGGTAAAAAATCGATTCCGAAAAAATTAAAATTACTAAAAATTATTAAAAAAATTATTAAAAGATAGAATGAATTATTAAAAGATAGGATAAAAATATAGAAAAATAATTGGAATATAGTATTTTTAACCCGTAATGACCCCTGATTCCAGTAGGAATGATGGTGAGAGGTTATGATAATCAACAATTTACTTTGCATCTGCACTCACTAAATTTTTATGTACCTTAATGAACATAGAAAAAGTTTGTATGGAGATAGAAAAACTGCGTATTCTGGGTGAAGCCTCCCAGTACGACCTCTGCAACTATGTGGGCCTGAATAAAGAGAATTTCACCTCCCGTAACCTGCCTGGGATTTACCATGCCCGAACTCAAAATGGTTGCCAGGTCCCATTATTCAAGGTCCTGATGAGCAATCACTGCACCAGTGACTGCAACTACTGCCTCAATCACTGCCATAACCGGTTTGAAAGGATTGAATTTTCTCCAGAAGAGTTAATATCCGTTTTCCTCCACTATTACCAGAACCACTATGCTGAAGGTCTTTTTTTAAGTTCAGGAATGCCAGGGGATGCTGATGTGGCCATGGAGAATATGGTAGAAGTAGCCCGTAAACTACGCCTGGAATATGAGTACCAGGGTTACATACACCTTAAGGTGATTCCAGGAGCTTCCTATGATATGATTAAGAGGGCCATGAACCTGGCAGACCGGGTGAGTGTGAACCTTGAATCAGCCACTGCAGCTGGTTTCCAGGAACTCACCACCACCAAAGACTATCATAACGATGTCCTGCGGAGAATGAAATGGATCGGGCGTCTTCATAAACGTCACCATGAACTGGCACCTTCTGGTCAGAGTACCCAGATAATTGTAGGGGCCAACAATGAAACTGATCAGGATGTATTGAAACGAGCAGAATGGCTTCATAAACATTTAAATATCAATCTAAGTTATCTTAGCCCTTTTGAACCACTTAAAGAAACCCCACTGGCAGATCACACTAAACCTGAACAGAAACGAACACCTCGCCTGTACCAAGCTCAGTTTCTCCTGAATTCCTATGGTTTTTCACTGGATGAAATTATTCTGGATGATGAAGGTTTCATCCTCTTGAATGAAGATCCTAAATTGCTCTGGGCAAAATCTCACCCTGAAGAATTCCCTGTGGAAATAAATGAAGCCAATTTTAAAGAATTGATGCGTATCCCTGGTATTGGTAAAAAATCCGCCCAGAGGATCATAGAATCTCGGAGAAAAGGAGTAAAATTAATTGAATTGGATGAACTCAAAAAACTGGGTGTGGTAGTGAAAAGAGCCGAACCATTCATCCAGTTGAACAGTGCCAGGCAAACCACCCTGTCATTTTAAAATTAGTTTAATGTTTATTTTAAATGCATTATTAAGTGTCTAAATAATTTGTAAATTCAAAATGATCCATAAAAAAAGAAAGTTATAAGTTATAACTAATAAGTTCTAAGTTATAATTAATTATAACTTATAACTAACCACCCCCGTATAACCGCTAATTTTTAAAAATCTTCCTTTTCAAACATTTCCCAGATCTCAGGATATTTCTGTTGCACTGCCTCCTCAATGAGGGCAGATGCCTCTTTACTTATACTGAATGCCGGTTTCGTATTCTTTAAAAACCTCAAAACAGCCGCAGATTTAGCAGACCATAATGAAATGCGAGGATTTTTACGAACCTCCAATACCACCCCATCAATAATGATTTTATTCGGATCTTCCTTGGGTTTTCTGGTTTTTGAAGGGCTTTTAACCTTTGAAGAACTTCGGGAAGATGATTTCCCAGTTGCCTTCTTCTCTACAGACACTGTTTTTTCAACGTTCTCAAGTCTCTCCTTATTTTTAGGTTTTTCTTTTCGAATCAGGGCGTCCAATCCTCTTCCCAGTGCACTCTCGCCCTTTTTAGCAGGAGTCATTTATTATCCTCCCCATCAGATTCAATCAATGATAAAAATTCCTTAGCAAGGTCATTGTAGGCTTCAGTCCCTATACATTCCTCATCATAAATAATACATGGTTTTCCATGGCTGGGGGCCTCGGCCAGTTTTACATTTCGTGGAATGGTGGTTTTAAAAATATATTCGGTGTCTCCGAAGTACTGTTTGACATTATGGTAAACATCCCGTCCCAGCCGAGTACGAGAATCATAAAGAGTGATTAATATCCCCTTTATTGGTGAAGGACTATTTAAACGACTTTCTACAAGTTTCATGGCATCTAAAAGATCAGCCATTCCCTCCAGGGCATAGAACTCAGCCTGGATAGGTATGATGACACTATCTGCAGCTACCAGGGCATTGATTGTTAGGATACCCAGGGAGGGAGGCACATCCAGCAAGACAAAGTCATAATCATCCAAAAGGCCATCCATGGATTCTTTTAATATGAATGGGAATCCAATATCTTTACTGAGTTCAATTTCAGCCCCGCTGAGTGAGATATGGCTGGGAAGGAGGTCCAGTTCTGAAATTTCAGTGGAAACAATGGCTTCGCCTACTGTCTGTTCTCCGGTTAAAACCCGGTAAACTGAATTTTCCTCGTTTTTCTCCACCCCAAATGCCGTGGTGGCATTGGCCTGAGGGTCCATGTCAATTACCAGAACTTTCTTTCCTAATAGTGCTAATGCCGCTGAAAGGTTTACTGCGGTGGTGGTTTTACCACAACCACCCTTTTGATTGAGTATTGATATTACTTCTGCCATAATAGTTCTCCAATTAAATTTTTTTGAAATTTCTTATTAATTATAAGTTATTAAGTATAAGTTATAAGTTATAATATTTAAAGTTTCCAGATGAGTTAATAAAGAAATTTAGAGGGATTTATGAGATAAATGAATTATGGAACATATATAAACTCAAGAATTAAAATCAAATCCAAAAAATAAAAAAAATAACT belongs to Methanobacterium sp. Maddingley MBC34 and includes:
- a CDS encoding putative archaeal membrane protein (PFAM: Protein of unknown function DUF70); amino-acid sequence: MKFKSVDLFSPYILVVIIALYVSLAAIAYQEHLRNLQWISNTTWAYVLMGTLFFIAGVFVPKFVYNHSEKLKSILGGSSVTEENSAPWYNKLRILLDERVVLAAVLIGIFLQILNLYLLGGIPILSGYLKFKATTDLWRISYPIFLPAITILLAKYPRKWYYLLFIIGLGVFAVNGYRTTTMAILISAFVTLYYSRKMKTSQILISIFLIGLVGVAAGYIAVMSIQWQQWSLNPLQLVAYRAGFTMMVFDKIVHMAGATGGDLFHQALSTGHPRVTVGQVVLNYPVSGSTPTTSITSTIFGPAVLDFGFYAMIIQMFIIGAVLRVIYATQVKANGAFTALYAIVLTHTMIWVETGPTDSVVYLFYILALIAVVIYASQLVRNSKRAR
- a CDS encoding cobyrinic acid a,c-diamide synthase (PFAM: CobQ/CobB/MinD/ParA nucleotide binding domain; CobB/CobQ-like glutamine amidotransferase domain~TIGRFAM: cobyrinic acid a,c-diamide synthase), whose amino-acid sequence is MRLVLAGTGSAVGKTTISTGIMKALSREQEVQPYKAGPDYIDTTYHTMATGNVSRNLDSFFMSDGQIREAFERGLKISNSKIGVIEGVRGLYEGISPTGDVGNTASIAKALNSPVVLILNSRSLVKSAAAIVIGFKTLDPTIRIEGVILNLVKNRKHYLKTKEAVEKLADTPVIGGIPRDDAISVEQRHLGLVPAVERENIKRNIEDWGLVMEENIDLDALINIMKGAGKLPEGREPIFKQENTRKVKMGIARDEVFTFYYQDNLEALEANNADLVYFSPLHDEEVPDVDGIYIGGGYPEIFARELEANQSMRRSVEKFHQEGRPIYAECGGLMYLTRSINHHQMCDVFGYHSHMTKKPQALSYVIARAKQDNIIIPEGETFHGHEFHYSKLELEGQKPKFAFNILRGRGVVDSMDGLMSKNTLASYVHTHVAACPTFASRLVMTASGDY
- a CDS encoding putative DNA modification/repair radical SAM protein (PFAM: Radical SAM superfamily~TIGRFAM: putative DNA modification/repair radical SAM protein); translation: MNIEKVCMEIEKLRILGEASQYDLCNYVGLNKENFTSRNLPGIYHARTQNGCQVPLFKVLMSNHCTSDCNYCLNHCHNRFERIEFSPEELISVFLHYYQNHYAEGLFLSSGMPGDADVAMENMVEVARKLRLEYEYQGYIHLKVIPGASYDMIKRAMNLADRVSVNLESATAAGFQELTTTKDYHNDVLRRMKWIGRLHKRHHELAPSGQSTQIIVGANNETDQDVLKRAEWLHKHLNINLSYLSPFEPLKETPLADHTKPEQKRTPRLYQAQFLLNSYGFSLDEIILDDEGFILLNEDPKLLWAKSHPEEFPVEINEANFKELMRIPGIGKKSAQRIIESRRKGVKLIELDELKKLGVVVKRAEPFIQLNSARQTTLSF
- a CDS encoding ATPase involved in chromosome partitioning (PFAM: CobQ/CobB/MinD/ParA nucleotide binding domain), which gives rise to MAEVISILNQKGGCGKTTTAVNLSAALALLGKKVLVIDMDPQANATTAFGVEKNEENSVYRVLTGEQTVGEAIVSTEISELDLLPSHISLSGAEIELSKDIGFPFILKESMDGLLDDYDFVLLDVPPSLGILTINALVAADSVIIPIQAEFYALEGMADLLDAMKLVESRLNSPSPIKGILITLYDSRTRLGRDVYHNVKQYFGDTEYIFKTTIPRNVKLAEAPSHGKPCIIYDEECIGTEAYNDLAKEFLSLIESDGEDNK